TGCCAGAACGAGGTCACTCCCACTCCTCCTGCCACATGCTCCAAGTATGTTTCCGACCCCAActgcagcagcaacacctACTGCGGTACTCGCGGTTCCATCTGCGAGGAGGTACTCATTCCCAACGTCGGTGATGCCTCATGCCTTGAGAACTGTGCCAAGAGCTGTATCGAATACGGCGCCGAGTGTGTGTACTTCAGCTACAAGCCCACCACCCCCTGGGGCAGCGCCAAGTGCAAGCTGTACAAGTctggcaagatcatcaagaacaagaactccatcatcaagttctaccagcagccttgctTCAAGTGCCAGAACCCTCCTGCTCTGTAAGCGGAGCATGAGTGTGAACAGTCACTTGGGTGATGGATACTTCGCGACGGGTCTAGAAAAACCCTTCTTTCATTTTTCGATGACTACGCGATTTTAAGGGGGATTTTGTTGCATAGCATTTTACATAATTATTTTTCGACTACATACCTTTAGACATGAATATATGATCTGGACAACCAATATCTTGTCTCTGATCGAAATACTGTGACATTGATCTAAAACGTTATAGAGTAATGAACAAAGGGTGAAATGTCTGATGCTGATATATCATGAGTACATCATTCCATGTAAGTACCAGTACCTTGTTTCTGTTGTTACAGTATCTAGACAGCTGTCAAGCTTCCAATCCTCATCTATCTCTATATGCAGTACATTCTATACAATGATATACAATCTCATGCGACCATTCAGAACTGTTAATTACTTTCCCGTCCCAGACGAACCGCGAGTTCACTCAGACTTTTGTGTCCCTGAGAACTATCTCGGTCTTTCAAGACTTCCTCACCAACTTGTTCTAgcttttctcttttctctttctcctccttctccttatTAATCTTTGCCTGCTTCCACGGAGGAATCTTTTGCTCTCTTTTCATAACCACTAAACCCATTAATTAGCACAACATCACGGCCACCGAGTAGTTAAATAACTTACGTCTTTGGAAAAGATCATAACTCATAACCAGGAAAATCGGCATTCCAACAATAAACTTGAGCCATCTCCACTCCAGCTCTTTATACCTCCTCTTATAgtcctctttcttttgcttttccaCCTCCTCTTTCGTCAactccttcttttcttctccctctgCTTGTGCTCGTTTCCCCCTCTCTTCCTTAATTCTGTCCAGTCGTCTTTGTCTCGCTTCTCGTAGCTGCTCTTCTCTGTTCCTAGCTAGATTGGCGGACTTTTCTTGTAATCGTTGCTGAAGCACGGCGGATCGTTCCGATGTTGTAGGAGCTACGCGCACTTTTGCAGGCTTCTCGTTAGGTGCAGCGGAATCTTGCGAGTTAGGAGCTTTGGCGCGACGGTTCGTTAgttttgttgagaaagcGCATGTTGGCGGGGATCGTGTGTTGTAGTGAGTGGATGGGCATTCGAGACGAGGCGATCGCGAGAGAGCTTTCGATGCCACTCTCCGTGTCGCAAGGGGCGGAAACATTATTATATGGACAAAAGGTGAACGAGGGACCCGGGTACAATTAACGAATGTCGAAATATCGTAGAGTTGGGAGTGCTGCCAAGAATTAAAGATTCACCAAATAGTCGGGAAAAGGCAAttccttatcgataagaaaAGAAGCATGTAGACATTCACGTCACTTGAGTTCCTTTCTATCAACTAAGACAGTTACAGTAACAGTGACAGTCAACAATTTATGCAATATAAAGCGTCTATATTTGGATCAATTCCTCAAAACTAATTGGCGTACTGCCAGAGTATTTTAATTATACAATTACTATCTTCCCAAACGCCTTTTGCATTCATCCACCACGTACACCCCAAATTGTATGTTCAGTCTTGTACTACCTGCAATCAGTCGTCATCAGTGTATCGAGGACCAGTGGCTGCAGGAGTCTCTGGTGGGCCGTAACTTGCTCCAGGAGTAGGAGCACCGTAGTAACCAGGTGTGGGAGCACCAGCAGCCGGGGTAGGTGCCGAATCTGCTCCCCATCCGCCTTGCCAGCCACCAGGTGTTGGTGCGCTGATAGCAGCGGGTGTAGGTGCCGAGTAAGCACCAGGTGTAGGAGCGTTCATGGCACCAGGAGTTGGGGCACCGAGTGCACCGCCGGGAGTAGGGGCGTCATACGAGCCTGGACCCCATGCATCGCCGCCACTGGCTCCTGGAGTCGGCGCGGTGACTCCCCAAGCAGGTGTCTTGGATCCTGAGCCCCAGCTGTCACCTCCACCGTAAGCCGGTGTACGTGATCCAGCACCAAATGCATCACCTGGAGCAGGGGTTCTTCCGCCAGCCTGCCAAGCTGGCGTGCGTCCACCAGACCCGTAAGCCGTACGGCTGCCGTCGTAGGGGTTGACAGTTCGCGAACCATCTGCCCATGCGGGGGTACGAGCGCCAGACATATCCTGGGCCTTCCAAGCAGGTGTTCTTCCGCTTGCAGCAGGTGCTGTGTCATGTTAGTAATATGAAATTAAGCCAGTGACAAACAAACTTACTTCGTGATCCCCAAGCAGGCACCCTATCAGAGTTACCACCTGCCATGGGTGTGCGTGAACCGCTCTGCCAACCTGGCACACgatcgccgccgccaccacgTCCAGCACCGCCACCATAACCACCGCGACCGCCTCGGCTGGCGATATCGATGGTTGCACCAGTCATCCTGTTCTTGAAGGCTAGACAGTCCTTAGGCACCGTGATGGTCTTGCTCTTCGTATGAAGCTCGACTCGAGCATGGGTGTCTGTGGTGTCCTTGACGATACCCAGAAGACCTTTGTAGGCTCCCTTCTTGATAACGACAGTCTGTTCAATGGCTTTATCTTTGCCAAAGGATCTGGGTGGTGGAACGGGCTTGTTCTCACTTCCGTTCTTGTGAAGCTTGAGCGCCGGGTTCATGGCCGTCAAATCAGGACCGGTGGCGGCTGCAGTGTTGACTCGGCCACCCTTGGCAGCAACAGTGTTGACCATGTTGGCCTTTGTAACAAAAACACCGGCATGCTCCTTGTTGTCGTTGGAGTGTAAGAAGATGTACGAACGGTGAATGTGGATGATCTTGCCCTGGCGCTGCTGTCCGGTATActccttgacaacatcttctaGGCGAATCTCAGAACCATGACGATCAACGGCAACGGCTGTCTTTCGCTTTGGAATCTTGTTAGAAATCTGCGATGGCATAACCTGTCGAGGTGTTCCGAACTGATCAAGGGCAACAAGTGACTCGCgatcaaccttgacaacacAACCCACAGTCGTAGGGTCGAGCTGCACAAGATCGTGTAGTGAGTACTGGCCTAGGGAGCCCTGGCCACCAATGTCACTAGCCTCGCGCAAATCCTTGCTGAAGACTGTGATCTCTGTGTTTGTCTGATCTGTCAAGATAGTAACCTTGTCATCCCTGATGTTGACGACCATTCCGACCTCATCTCTAAACTTGCTACCGCCAATGACCTTGACGTGATCACCAACATTGAAGCGCTTGCGAAGAGCTCTGATGGGGACATCGATCTCCTGTCCGACGAGTTCACCTTCAGTGACGGTAATGGAAACGACATCGGAGTGAACACGCATGGCCTTTCCAACAACACCCTTCTGTTCACCAGTGTAaacctcgacaacatcacctGGGAGGTATGTAGCGAGAGCGTTACTGTCCTTGAGACTGTGTGCCAGCGccttgagatcaaggttcTCGGTTCCATCCTCAGCCCCTGAAGCGAATCTGGTAACCTCTTCAAGGGATGGGTTCACATCAGTGACGGTAAGTTGTTGGATTTTGACATCCCTGACTTGGAATCCATTCTCGAACTCCTCATTGTTGTATGTCCATGTGCCAGTGGAAGGGTTTCCCTGAATAGCGCGAGGATTGCGCTTTCGAGCCTCAATCTCGCTAAACAGTCTCTGCGGTGGCTTAGGGCCATTGCCAAAGGGTCGCTTACGCTTGCCATCAGCAGACAAAGCATCATCTCGCATGCCGTAATCCAATCGGGGGATGAAGCGAACTCGAGCTTCCAGGCCGTTCTCAGTGACATCGATGACTTGAGCAAGATCACCATTGTGCTTCGGGGGCCTTCGAAGACGGACCCAGGCTCCAGGCTCCAGAGTAGGGGTTTTGGAGATGCGAAACAGCTCGGGCATATCCTTGATATCGACAAGAATCATCTTGGAATGGGGATACACGTTCATCATGCTGTCAAGTCCCTTGAGAATGTCGGTTTGGCGTCGGGCTTCAACATAGACAAATCCCTTCATGACGGATTCGATACCTCCGCGTTCGAACGCAGCAGTGATGGCGAGTTCGTCCTTTGTACCCGCTCGCTCTTCGATGCGCTTCATGATGGAGAAAACGACCTCTcgttcctttccttctttacATCGGACAGCCCAAATGCTGGGGTCATCCACACTAGGGAGCAGCAATCGCTTGGGAACCACCGATACATCTCTGAAGCCTTTGCCAGAGCGTCTGTTACCGTATCGCTGTCGCAGAATCTCTGCTTGCTTCTCGGCATCCATGCTAGAGTCCATGTCCCTACGGCGATCGAGTTCGCGATGTCGTCTGTCATCGTCACCGGTTTCCGCAATATCGTCGGGGTGGTCGTTT
This is a stretch of genomic DNA from Fusarium graminearum PH-1 chromosome 4, whole genome shotgun sequence. It encodes these proteins:
- a CDS encoding transcription elongation factor SPT5, encoding MSSHDPSRFDDSEDEEDFNPAPADLSDEEQDDDHQKVKRGSSPAPRDDDDDEDERPSKSRHADDDEEEEEEEEEEEDTGRRRDDDDDEDEEEEDEEDEDIQQGHRRKRRKERGANFFDIEAEVDDEDEGEDDEMLGEEIGDFITNDHPDDIAETGDDDRRHRELDRRRDMDSSMDAEKQAEILRQRYGNRRSGKGFRDVSVVPKRLLLPSVDDPSIWAVRCKEGKEREVVFSIMKRIEERAGTKDELAITAAFERGGIESVMKGFVYVEARRQTDILKGLDSMMNVYPHSKMILVDIKDMPELFRISKTPTLEPGAWVRLRRPPKHNGDLAQVIDVTENGLEARVRFIPRLDYGMRDDALSADGKRKRPFGNGPKPPQRLFSEIEARKRNPRAIQGNPSTGTWTYNNEEFENGFQVRDVKIQQLTVTDVNPSLEEVTRFASGAEDGTENLDLKALAHSLKDSNALATYLPGDVVEVYTGEQKGVVGKAMRVHSDVVSITVTEGELVGQEIDVPIRALRKRFNVGDHVKVIGGSKFRDEVGMVVNIRDDKVTILTDQTNTEITVFSKDLREASDIGGQGSLGQYSLHDLVQLDPTTVGCVVKVDRESLVALDQFGTPRQVMPSQISNKIPKRKTAVAVDRHGSEIRLEDVVKEYTGQQRQGKIIHIHRSYIFLHSNDNKEHAGVFVTKANMVNTVAAKGGRVNTAAATGPDLTAMNPALKLHKNGSENKPVPPPRSFGKDKAIEQTVVIKKGAYKGLLGIVKDTTDTHARVELHTKSKTITVPKDCLAFKNRMTGATIDIASRGGRGGYGGGAGRGGGGDRVPGWQSGSRTPMAGGNSDRVPAWGSRTPAASGRTPAWKAQDMSGARTPAWADGSRTVNPYDGSRTAYGSGGRTPAWQAGGRTPAPGDAFGAGSRTPAYGGGDSWGSGSKTPAWGVTAPTPGASGGDAWGPGSYDAPTPGGALGAPTPGAMNAPTPGAYSAPTPAAISAPTPGGWQGGWGADSAPTPAAGAPTPGYYGAPTPGASYGPPETPAATGPRYTDDD